From a region of the candidate division KSB1 bacterium genome:
- a CDS encoding M50 family metallopeptidase, with amino-acid sequence MKQRLILFSVIIAIFFLWSTPALYPLKLLIVFFHESSHALMTIATGGQVIELEIDRLQGGHVISAGGNRFITLTAGYLGSLIWGVVIYLLAVGSKYDKAIMFCLGIIIMAVTTLFVRDLFAFGFGGLTGLFMILMGVKAPMQINDIILRVIGVTSMSYVPLDVYSDTIVRTSLRSDAFMLAEEFGGTTVLWGTIWLLVSVVILIATLKISLKFSPVTEAKS; translated from the coding sequence ATGAAGCAACGACTCATTTTATTTTCAGTTATCATAGCCATTTTCTTTTTATGGTCGACTCCAGCCTTGTACCCTTTAAAGTTGTTAATAGTATTTTTCCATGAATCATCCCATGCGTTGATGACAATCGCAACCGGCGGGCAAGTGATAGAGTTGGAGATTGACCGGCTGCAGGGTGGTCATGTGATATCGGCTGGTGGCAATCGATTTATAACGCTTACCGCAGGTTATTTAGGTTCGCTTATTTGGGGCGTGGTTATCTATCTGTTAGCTGTTGGATCAAAATACGACAAAGCTATTATGTTTTGTTTAGGAATTATTATTATGGCGGTCACCACGTTGTTTGTTAGGGACTTATTTGCATTTGGTTTTGGCGGTCTAACAGGGCTATTTATGATTCTAATGGGAGTAAAAGCGCCAATGCAGATTAACGATATCATTTTGCGAGTGATTGGGGTGACGAGCATGTCATATGTCCCCCTTGATGTTTATAGTGACACCATTGTGCGAACATCATTAAGATCAGACGCTTTTATGCTTGCCGAAGAATTTGGCGGTACTACCGTTCTATGGGGGACTATATGGTTATTGGTAAGTGTCGTGATTTTGATAGCAACACTAAAAATTAGTTTGAAATTCTCGCCTGTCACAGAAGCGAAAAGCTGA